The sequence GGCAGGGGCTGACATCGCGGCCTGGCTGGCCTATTCCATCAGCAAAAAATTTTCCAAAACTCCGGAAAAGTTCGGAACGGGGCACATGGAGGGCATCATCGAGGCGACGTCGGCCAACAACGCCGCTCTGGCCTCCGCCTGGATTCCGGCCTTCGTGTTCGGGATTCCGGGAGACGTGACGACGGCGATGGTCATCGGCATCCTATACATCAAGGACATGAAGCCGGGCCCCACCGTTTTTCTCGACCACCCGGAGGTAATTTACGCCCTGTTCATCTGTTTTGCCTTCGCCAATATTCTGATGCTGATTCTGGGATATTACGCTATCAAATGTTTCCGCCACATTCTGAGAGTGCCCCCCTTCGTGCTGCTGCCGGCCATTCTCCTTTTCTGCGTCGTCGGGGCTTTTGCGGTGAACAACACGATTTTCGGCGTGTGGGTCATGCTGTTTTTCGGGCTCGTGGGGTACGTCATGGAAGAAAACGGCTTTCCCATCTCCCCCATGCTCCTGGCCATCGTCCTGGGGAACCTTCTGGAGAAGAACTTCATCATCTCCATGGTCAAATCCGAGGGCCGTCTGCTGGACTTCTTCAATCGCCCCATAGCCGGAACTCTCGGCGTTCTTGCCATTGCCATATGGATTTACCCGCTACTCAAAAAAGCCGGCAATTTAATCAAAACAAAGCGCTCCGCTCAATAATTTAAAGAAATTATCGGAAATGAGGAAACTATTGGGAATCAGGGGGACAATATGGAAAAACGCACATTTCACGTTCACGTCGAATTCAACCGCAGCGCAAAGGACGTCTTCCACTTCACTCGACGGCACCTGGACGACCTGATGCTCCGAAATCCCGATCTGGAGGACCAGGTACGCTTCACCCTGAGCGACTATCCCTCCTCCGACCTGAGTCAGTGGACGAGCTCGGATCTCGACGCGTTTTACAGCAACATGGCCGATGCGGACATTCTGGTGGGACACCGGTTTCCCGTGAAGGATCTGGCGAAAAGGGCCCCGAGGCTGCGGTGGATTCACTGCTTCAGCTCCGGAGTGGACCACCTGATGCCCTTCGACTGGGTTCCGGAGGGCGTCACCGTCGTCAACAACCGGGGCGTCCATCTTCCCAAATCGGGGGAAACCTTCGCCACTTTTCTGAGGATGCTCAACGCTCAGGTTCCGAGGCTGCTGACGGCCCAGCGCCGGGGCAAGTGGGATCGGGTTTTCACCAGCATCATCGAAGGCCGGACTCTGGTTGTGGTCGGCGTGGGAAATCAGGGTGAGGAAATGGCGCGACAGGCGAAAAACATGTCCCTGCGCGTCATCGGTATCGACCCCGCGGCGAAGGAGGATACCTGCTGCGACGAAATGCTGCCCCCCGAACGAATGAGAGAAGCCTTCGAAAAAGCCGACTTTCTGGCCATCACCGCGCCTTTGACCGAAAAAACGAGAAATCTCATCGACAGGGAAAAACTGGACTGGCTGCCCCGAAAGGCGGGGGTCATCAACGTCGCCCGGGGCCCTCTGCTGGACCAGAACGCCCTGCACGACAAGCTCTGCGCGGGAGAGCTGTCAGGGGCCATTCTGGACGTCTTCGACCCGGAGCCGCTTCCGCCCGATTCGAAGCTCTGGGATACTCCCAACCTCGTGATCACGCCTCACGTCTCCTCGGACGACAGCGTCGGCTACATTCCCCGGACTCTCGACCTGACGATCGAAAATCTGCGCAACGACATGGCGGGTCGGCCCCTGAAGAACGCCGTCGACACGCAAAACAGTTTTTAGGGAGGGTTTCGTCATGGACAGACTGCACATCCATTTCATGCGCTACAGACAGGAAGAACCGGTCTATCAGCCCACTCTCGACCAAATAAAAGACGCTCTGGCCCGAAACCCCGACCTGGCGCCGCGGGTGACCTTCACCCTGGAGAGCGTGGAGCGTTACATGCCCGTGGATTGGACTGATTCGGACTTCAAAAAATATTACGACGCCATGAAAAACGCCGACGTTCTCTACGGATACACGTTCCAGACCCAAAACATAACCGATTACGCGCCACAGCTCAAATGGTTCCAGTCCGACAGCTCCGGCGTCGAGCAGCTGGCGCCCTTCGACTGGGTTCCGGAGGGCCTGATCCTGACCAACAGCAGGGGCATTCATCAGCCCAAATCCGGAGAGTCCTTCGCCATGTATCTCGGTATGCTGAACTCCCGTATTCCCAGCCTTTTCACCTCTCAGCGGGAGAGGACCTGGAACCCGATCTACACCTCCGTCATCAGGGGGAAAAAGATCGCCGTGCTCGGCGTCGGAAGTCAGGGCGGCGAAATGGCGCGGCAGGCGAAAATGCTGGGGCTGAAGGTCACGGGGATCGATCCCTACCTGAAAAGTCATCCCTGCTGCGACGAGATCGTTTCCGCCGACCGCATGAAGGACGTTTTTCGGGACACGGATTTTCTGGCGCTCACGGCCCCGCTCACGAAACAGACGAACAAAATCATAGGCGACGCGCAGCTCGAATGGCTGCCCCTTCACGCCAGCGTCATCAACGTCGCCCGCGCCGGGTTGCTGGACACGGAGGCGCTCTCGAAAAAACTTCATGAAGGACGACTGGCCGGGGCGGTGCTCGACGTGTTCGACGAACATCCCCTGTCGGAGGGCTCGTACCTCTGGAACACGCCGAACCTGTTCATCTCGCCCCACGTCTCCTCGGACGACCCCATCCACTACTCTCCGCGCTGCCTGGATATTCTCATGACCAACGTGAGAAACTGTTTCGAGGGCCGTCCTCTGATCAACGTGGTGGATACGAAAAAGGAATTCTGATTTCTCCGGCTGTAGACAGAGCGCTTTCAAAGGGATACAATGAGCGCATTCAATCAGGGTGGAGGGTGTTTTTGATTATCCCTCGCCAGGGGAGGCAGAGCTTATGAATTGGGCCAGAGCGTCGGCAGCGACCGTGGTTTGTGAAGAAAAAGGAACGACCCTGCGCGATATTGTGCAGGGGATTATGGACGGAGCGGAAACCTCCGAAGAAGTTATGTCGCTGTTGGGTGTCGAAAGCAGCGATAAAGGAGCGGAGCAGATCCCCGACATCATGGACGTGTTCGTGCCCGTGGTCAGCGCCTGGAAAAGCGGCGGCTGCGGCGGCGGATGTGCGGGCTGCGGCGGAAGCTGCGGCGGCTGAGGCGGAGTTGCCTTACATAAAATATCCGTCTTGACAGAATAAAGAAACGGTATAAAATTTCTTTCACCATTGATTTTTAATACGATTTTCAATACGGTAAAAGCGAGGAATCGGGGCGCCGGATTCGTGCGGAGGCGTCGACAGAGAGGGACACTCACCGGCTGAAAGGTGTTCCGGACGCGGCGAAAAGGCCCAAAACCCGAGGAGCTGAAGCGGAAAGGCGAATCGTGTTTCATTGCGTGAGCCAGAGTACGTTTCCGTCCAGCCCGCGTCACTGGGCCCCGAGGCGGAGGATCGCTCGTTACAGGCATCCTCAAGCAGGGTGGTACCGCGTGCATAAAAGCGCGTCCCTACAGCAGCAAATGGGGACGCGCTTATTTTTTTGACGCTCATCTTAACTTAATAAAAAATAAAGACGAGGAGGAGTTTTCCATGATGTTCAGAGGGACAGGAACGGCCCTGGTTACGCCGTTTACGAGGGATGGAATCGACTATCACAACTTCGGCAGGCTCATCGACTGGCAGATCGACCAGAAGGTGGAATTTCTGGTGGTGCTGGGGACCACAGGAGAAGGCCCCGTAGTGACCACCGCGGAACGTCGGGAAATCACGCGTTTCGCGATGGAGCGCGCAAAGAGTCGGGTTCCGGTGGTTATGGGGACGGGCAGCAACAGCACCCAGCACGTCATCGAAACCAGCAAAGAAGCGGAAAAACTCGGAGCCGACGGAATTCTTGTGGTCACCCCCTACTACAACAAGCCCTCTCAGGAGGGACTTTTCCAGCATTTCAAAACCGTGGCTGAAAGCGTGAACATTCCAATCATCCTTTACAACGTGCCGGGACGCACCGGCGTCAACATGCTGCCCGACACCGTGGCGCGACTGGCGGACATTCCCAATATCGTCGCCGTCAAGGAAGCCTCCGGCAATCAGGCGCAGGTGGACGACACCATCCGCAAAATCCGCCGGATACGCAGCGACTTTCTGATTCTCTCCGGCAACGACGACCAGGCGTTCCACCTGGTCAACGCTGGAGGCCACGGGCTCATCTCCGTGCTGTCGAACATCGCTCCCCGGGAGACCTCCGACATGGTGCGCGCCGCTCTGGCCGGACGCGTCGTCGAAGCGCGGGAACTGCACATGAAGCTCTTCCCCCTCATGAAAAACCTCTTTATGGAGACCAATCCCATGCCCGTCAAGTACGCCGTCAGCCGCCTGGGGTACTGCGAGAACACGCTGCGCCTGCCGCTGGTTCCCGCCTCCGACAACTGCATGGCCCAGGTCAACAGCGACATGAAGGAATGCCTCGGCGTGGGAGCCTGAGGCTCGCATCTGTCCGGCGAAACGCGGGGAAGGCGGAACGAGAGATCATGTCTGGAGCTAATGTGGCGGTATTCGGCGCGACGGGCGCAGTGGGGCTCGAAATGCTGAAAATTTTGGAAGAACGAAATTTCCCCCTGAACGATTTGCGCGCTCTGGCGTCCCGTGGCGACCGCACGGTGCGGTGGCGCGGAAAGGACCACGCCGTGGAGGCGGTGACCCCCCAATCCTTCGAGGGAATCGACATCGCCCTTTTCGCGGTGGAGGCCGACGTCAGCCGGGAATGGGCTCCGGTGGCGGCAAAGAGCGGC is a genomic window of Synergistaceae bacterium containing:
- a CDS encoding D-2-hydroxyacid dehydrogenase — translated: MEKRTFHVHVEFNRSAKDVFHFTRRHLDDLMLRNPDLEDQVRFTLSDYPSSDLSQWTSSDLDAFYSNMADADILVGHRFPVKDLAKRAPRLRWIHCFSSGVDHLMPFDWVPEGVTVVNNRGVHLPKSGETFATFLRMLNAQVPRLLTAQRRGKWDRVFTSIIEGRTLVVVGVGNQGEEMARQAKNMSLRVIGIDPAAKEDTCCDEMLPPERMREAFEKADFLAITAPLTEKTRNLIDREKLDWLPRKAGVINVARGPLLDQNALHDKLCAGELSGAILDVFDPEPLPPDSKLWDTPNLVITPHVSSDDSVGYIPRTLDLTIENLRNDMAGRPLKNAVDTQNSF
- a CDS encoding D-2-hydroxyacid dehydrogenase, which encodes MDRLHIHFMRYRQEEPVYQPTLDQIKDALARNPDLAPRVTFTLESVERYMPVDWTDSDFKKYYDAMKNADVLYGYTFQTQNITDYAPQLKWFQSDSSGVEQLAPFDWVPEGLILTNSRGIHQPKSGESFAMYLGMLNSRIPSLFTSQRERTWNPIYTSVIRGKKIAVLGVGSQGGEMARQAKMLGLKVTGIDPYLKSHPCCDEIVSADRMKDVFRDTDFLALTAPLTKQTNKIIGDAQLEWLPLHASVINVARAGLLDTEALSKKLHEGRLAGAVLDVFDEHPLSEGSYLWNTPNLFISPHVSSDDPIHYSPRCLDILMTNVRNCFEGRPLINVVDTKKEF
- the dapA gene encoding 4-hydroxy-tetrahydrodipicolinate synthase, encoding MFRGTGTALVTPFTRDGIDYHNFGRLIDWQIDQKVEFLVVLGTTGEGPVVTTAERREITRFAMERAKSRVPVVMGTGSNSTQHVIETSKEAEKLGADGILVVTPYYNKPSQEGLFQHFKTVAESVNIPIILYNVPGRTGVNMLPDTVARLADIPNIVAVKEASGNQAQVDDTIRKIRRIRSDFLILSGNDDQAFHLVNAGGHGLISVLSNIAPRETSDMVRAALAGRVVEARELHMKLFPLMKNLFMETNPMPVKYAVSRLGYCENTLRLPLVPASDNCMAQVNSDMKECLGVGA